The following coding sequences are from one Rutidosis leptorrhynchoides isolate AG116_Rl617_1_P2 chromosome 11, CSIRO_AGI_Rlap_v1, whole genome shotgun sequence window:
- the LOC139876865 gene encoding uncharacterized protein, translating into MDSNTVVLEISSDEDVGWNDYSGSGTSNGGDDHDWLTGLLDEVNKETKGIDNCDEVEVTSESEKPLKKLKLTFKASLVDLDDDCVILDHDPNEPMKDRSDNPVKEVDDDSDDIVVVSEKGQVACRDYPHSRHLCVKFPFSTTPNKSHCAQCYCYVCDSLAPCVKWGNGTATMDHCNATDKDDIWILERKLAKSGNKDIQPVHKDTSCVNQLPQMDINRPTPPALVQSHNQFPGPGPGSMHPTYNSANFRPPSIIASRNKVHPDLVSQFALRCHQNTTTVNQNFNLGVRTKNRPVVRVGTTANRGSVGAVTTPNQGSVRVAATPNQGSVRVAATPNQGSVRVSTTPNQGSVRVPTTANRGSVGVAMTPNQGSRVSTTANRGSVGFAMTPNQGSRVSTTANRGSVGVAMTPNQGSVRVSSTANRGSVGVATTANQYPNGSYMGNFGNSSRLQNNVVSGMHSGLNKYIPSSQPNKVNTSVAYSPQSQNGTSSTVFPQPKFSNQQNPNIQSQINSNPKPYQPNFVSTASSQPKLTSGQPSYMVPVQPSYQASTQTHVHSPSVPVTNTIPSFPQSSQVQVPITDPGFKNYGSSLPSVQNSTSHEGAESTKESTLAGVADSVLADFPYDWIFDNQPVEPGFMNISELNGLNDYMADSAFLDTGSLFEF; encoded by the exons ATGGATTCGAATACTGTGGTATTGGAAATAAGCTCGGATGAAGATGTTGGATGGAATGATTACAGTGGAAGCGGAACTTCGAACGGTGGCGATGATCACGATTGGTTAACCGGGCTTCTTGATGAGGTTAATAAGGAGACTAAAGGCATTGATAATTGTGATGAAGTGGAGGTAACGAGTGAGTCTGAAAAACCTTTGAAGAAATTGAAGTTGACCTTTAAGGCTTCTTTAGTTGACTTGGATGATGATTGTGTGATTCTTGATCACGATCCGAATGAACCGATGAAGGATCGGAGTGACAATCCGGTTAAGGAGGTTGATGATGATTCGGATGATATTGTTGTTGTCAGCGAAAAAGGACAG GTTGCATGTCGAGATTATCCCCATTCAAGGCACCTTTGTGTCAAGTTCCCTTTCTCAACTACCCCAAATAAAAGCCACTGTGCACAG TGCTACTGTTATGTTTGTGACTCACTCGCACCGTGTGTCAAATGGGGCAATGGAACTGCAACCATGGACCATTGTAATGCAACTGATAAAGATGATATATGGATACTCGAACGGAAACTTGCCAAAAGTGGTAATAAAGATATCCAACCCGTTCATAAAGATACATCTTGTGTAAACCAATTACCACAAATGGACATCAACAGACCTACACCACCGGCTCTAGTTCAATCCCACAATCAGTTTCCAGGTCCGGGCCCGGGCTCTATGCACCCCACCTACAACTCGGCTAACTTTCGGCCCCCGAGTATCATTGCATCAAGAAACAAAGTGCATCCAGATTTGGTCTCTCAGTTCGCGCTTAGGTGTCACCAGAACACAACAACAGTCAACCAAAACTTTAACTTAGGTGTTAGGACTAAGAACAGACCAGTTGTTCGGGTTGGAACCACAGCCAACCGTGGGTCAGTTGGGGCTGTGACCACACCCAATCAAGGTTCAGTTAGGGTGGCAGCAACACCCAATCAAGGTTCAGTTAGGGTTGCAGCAACACCCAATCAAGGTTCAGTTAGGGTTTCAACGACACCCAATCAAGGTTCGGTTAGGGTTCCAACTACAGCCAACCGTGGGTCAGTTGGGGTTGCAATGACACCCAATCAAGGTTCAAGGGTTTCAACCACAGCCAACCGTGGGTCAGTTGGGTTTGCAATGACACCCAATCAAGGTTCAAGGGTTTCAACCACAGCCAACCGTGGGTCAGTTGGGGTTGCAATGACACCCAATCAAGGTTCAGTTAGGGTTTCAAGCACAGCCAACAGAGGGTCAGTTGGGGTGGCAACCACGGCTAACCAATATCCAAACGGGTCATACATGGGCAATTTTGGAAATTCCAGTAGGCTTCAGAATAACGTTGTTAGTGGAATGCATTCAGGTTTAAATAAATATATTCCTTCCTCACAACCAAATAAAGTCAACACATCGGTTGCATATTCTCCTCAAAGTCAAAATGGTACATCTTCAACTGTATTTCCCCAACCTAAGTTCTCCAATCAGCAAAACCCTAATATTCAATCTCAAATAAATTCAAACCCGAAACCTTACCAACCTAATTTTGTCTCAACAGCATCTTCTCAGCCCAAACTGACATCGGGTCAGCCCAGTTATATGGTACCAGTTCAGCCCAGTTATCAGGCTTCAACCCAAACCCATGTACATAGCCCATcggttcctgttacaaatacaatcCCGAGTTTTCCTCAATCAAGTCAAGTTCAAGTTCCTATAACGGATCCGGGTTTTAAAAATTACGGGTCGAGTTTGCCTTCGGTGCAAAATTCTACGTCACATGAAGGTGCAGAGTCAACAAAAGAGTCAACACTGGCTGGAGTTGCTGACAGTGTATTAGCTGATTTCCCGTATGATTGGATATTTGATAACCAGCCTGTTGAGCCGGGGTTCATGAATATTTCTGAACTAAATGGGTTAAATGACTACATGGCTGATTCTGCTTTTCTAGATACAGGTTCATTATTTGAGTTTTAA
- the LOC139876484 gene encoding uncharacterized protein isoform X2, with translation MLASTHGDHTVKIIDCQTGKCEKVLSGHRRTPWVVRFHPLRPEILASGSLDHEVRLWNAITSECIGSRDFYRPIASIAFHAEGELLAVAAGHKLYFWHYNNRGEASSPAIVLRTRRSLRAVHFHPHSAPFLLTAEVNDLDSSDPTMAPATSLGYLHYPPPAVYMGNMHSIDRLSLVAELPLMSVPLFCSPPYTNTDSRPLLQISNRPVDSNGQLESSDRLQVLANATELYEQMTSSFVPPSTTHEIVNTAMDVTENGASDMDISVAEPIPSRLVGPTDEIRQDLYRDRVSWELPFMQGWSAGQTQGGTSMSTMPPESTTSNTETIDRSLLIPYGSNQVIPDRSGLRDLSSNGASTSALRYRQDAMVNESNDGGGSFPIISRIQSQLSASLTATAAELPCTVKLRIWPHDSKNPCASLKAERCRLTIPHAVLCSEMGAHFSPCGRYLATCVACVLPQFEADPGVPTQLHQERAGTSPTRHPFSARQVMYELRIYSLEEATFGSVLISRPIRAAHCLTSIQFSPTSEHILLAYGRRHSSLLKSIVINGESSLSIYTVLEVYRVSDMELVSVLPSAEDEVNVACFHPLAGGGVVYGTKEGKLRILQYDAAHKIDKTKHGHLFEAQAIEVQAYALEC, from the exons ATGCTTGCTTCAACTCA TGGCGACCATACTGTTAAAATAATTGACTGCCAAACTGGAAAATGTGAAAAGGTGCTTAGTGGTCATCGAAGAACTCCTTGGGTG GTTAGATTTCACCCATTACGCCCAGAAATACTTGCGAGTGGAAGCTTGGATCATGAAGTTCGACTATGGAATGCAATTACATCAGAATGCATAGGGTCTCGTGATTTTT ATCGCCCTATTGCTTCGATTGCCTTTCATGCTGAAGGAGAACTTCTTGCGGTTGCTGCAGGCCATAAG CTCTATTTTTGGCATTACAATAATAGAGGAGAGGCTTCTTCCCCAGCTATTGTTTTGAGGACAAGGCGTTCCCTTCGTGCTGTACACTTCCATCCACATTCTGCTCCATTTTTGTTAACTGCTGAG GTCAATGATCTCGACTCTTCGGATCCTACCATGGCACCAGCGACATCTCTTGGTTATTTACATTATCCTCCTCCTGCTGTTTATATGGGAAACATGCATTCGATCGACCGTTTAAGTTTAGTCGCCGAGTTACCATTAATGTCTGTACCTCTCTTCTGCTCTCCTCCTTATACAAATACCGATTCAAGACCACTACTTCAAATTTCCAACCGACCCGTTGACTCAAACGGTCAACTAGAATCTTCCGATCGTCTTCAAGTTCTTGCAAATGCCACAGAACTTTATGAGCAGATGACATCATCTTTTGTTCCCCCATCTACCACTCACGAGATAGTAAATACTGCAATGGATGTCACTGAAAATGGTGCTTCTGATATGGATATTTCTGTTGCTGAACCAATACCTAGTCGGTTGGTGGGGCCCACAGACGAGATTAGGCAAGATCTTTATAGAGACCGTGTGTCTTGGGAACTACCTTTTATGCAAGGATGGTCAGCTGGTCAAACCCAAGGTGGAACTTCAATGTCTACAATGCCACCTGAGTCAACCACATCTAATACAGAGACTATAGATCGTTCATTGCTTATACCATATGGTTCGAACCAAGTGATTCCAGACAGATCAGGTTTACGGGATTTGTCTTCAAACGGTGCATCAACATCTGCTTTACGATATAGGCAGGATGCGATGGTCAATGAGTCAAACGACGGGGGTGGTTCTTTTCCTATAATTAGTCGAATACAGTCTCAACTTTCTGCCTCACTAACTGCTACTGCTGCTGAGTTGCCTTGCACTGTAAAGTTAAGAATATGGCCTCATGATTCTAAAAATCCTTGTGCGTCTCTTAAGGCTGAACGGTGTCGTTTGACAATACCACACGCGGTACTTTGTAG TGAAATGGGGGCCCACTTTTCACCTTGTGGGAGATACCTAGCTACTTGTGTTGCGTGTGTTCTCCCTCAGTTTGAAGCTGATCCTGGGGTACCAACTCAACTTCATCAAGAGAGGGCTGGGACATCTCCAACAAGACATCCATTTTCTGCTCGCCAAGTTATGTATGAACTTCGGATATATTCACTTGAGGAAGCAAC TTTTGGTTCGGTGCTTATATCGAGACCAATCAGAGCTGCTCATTGTTTAACATCCATCcag TTCTCGCCCACTTCTGAGCACATATTACTTGCTTATGGTCGGCGTCACAGTTCTCTCCTTAAAAGCATTGTTATTAACGGGGAAAGTTCATTATCCATATACACAGTTTTGGAG GTGTATAGAGTTTCGGATATGGAACTTGTGAGTGTACTTCCAAGTGCAGAAGATGAGGTCAATGTCGCTTGCTTTCATCCTCTTGCTGGAGGAGGTGTTGTTTATGGGACTAAG GAAGGCAAACTTAGAATCCTTCAGTATGATGCTGCTCATAAGATAGATAAAACCAAACATGGTCACTTATTTGAAGCGCAAGCAATCGAG GTACAGGCGTATGCGTTAGAATGCTGA
- the LOC139876484 gene encoding uncharacterized protein isoform X1 — translation MDTTISCLDDLNTLSSSSLPSQIHQTDRNVLHLLARREIDPKTKKCLPKRKWGEVYNRKCQSFVKPEIDRVRNSRRELLSWVEAESLRCLSAKYCPLVPSPRSTIAAAFSADGKMLASTHGDHTVKIIDCQTGKCEKVLSGHRRTPWVVRFHPLRPEILASGSLDHEVRLWNAITSECIGSRDFYRPIASIAFHAEGELLAVAAGHKLYFWHYNNRGEASSPAIVLRTRRSLRAVHFHPHSAPFLLTAEVNDLDSSDPTMAPATSLGYLHYPPPAVYMGNMHSIDRLSLVAELPLMSVPLFCSPPYTNTDSRPLLQISNRPVDSNGQLESSDRLQVLANATELYEQMTSSFVPPSTTHEIVNTAMDVTENGASDMDISVAEPIPSRLVGPTDEIRQDLYRDRVSWELPFMQGWSAGQTQGGTSMSTMPPESTTSNTETIDRSLLIPYGSNQVIPDRSGLRDLSSNGASTSALRYRQDAMVNESNDGGGSFPIISRIQSQLSASLTATAAELPCTVKLRIWPHDSKNPCASLKAERCRLTIPHAVLCSEMGAHFSPCGRYLATCVACVLPQFEADPGVPTQLHQERAGTSPTRHPFSARQVMYELRIYSLEEATFGSVLISRPIRAAHCLTSIQFSPTSEHILLAYGRRHSSLLKSIVINGESSLSIYTVLEVYRVSDMELVSVLPSAEDEVNVACFHPLAGGGVVYGTKEGKLRILQYDAAHKIDKTKHGHLFEAQAIEVQAYALEC, via the exons ATGGATACGACAATTTCATGTTTAGATGATCTCAACACGCTTTCATCTTCATCCCTACCTTCTCAAATCCATCAAAC TGATAGGAACGTGCTTCATTTGTTGGCGAGAAGAGAAATAGATCCCAAGACAAAAAAGTGCTTGCCAAAACGTAAGTGGGGAGAAGTTTATAATCGCAAGTGTCAGTCATTTGTTAAACCTGAAATTGATAGAGTGAGGAACTCAAGACGCGAACTTCTATCATG GGTGGAAGCAGAGTCCTTGCGGTGTTTATCGGCCAAATATTGTCCTTTAGTACCTTCTCCAAGGTCGACAATTGCAGCAGCATTCAGTGCAGATGGGAAAATGCTTGCTTCAACTCA TGGCGACCATACTGTTAAAATAATTGACTGCCAAACTGGAAAATGTGAAAAGGTGCTTAGTGGTCATCGAAGAACTCCTTGGGTG GTTAGATTTCACCCATTACGCCCAGAAATACTTGCGAGTGGAAGCTTGGATCATGAAGTTCGACTATGGAATGCAATTACATCAGAATGCATAGGGTCTCGTGATTTTT ATCGCCCTATTGCTTCGATTGCCTTTCATGCTGAAGGAGAACTTCTTGCGGTTGCTGCAGGCCATAAG CTCTATTTTTGGCATTACAATAATAGAGGAGAGGCTTCTTCCCCAGCTATTGTTTTGAGGACAAGGCGTTCCCTTCGTGCTGTACACTTCCATCCACATTCTGCTCCATTTTTGTTAACTGCTGAG GTCAATGATCTCGACTCTTCGGATCCTACCATGGCACCAGCGACATCTCTTGGTTATTTACATTATCCTCCTCCTGCTGTTTATATGGGAAACATGCATTCGATCGACCGTTTAAGTTTAGTCGCCGAGTTACCATTAATGTCTGTACCTCTCTTCTGCTCTCCTCCTTATACAAATACCGATTCAAGACCACTACTTCAAATTTCCAACCGACCCGTTGACTCAAACGGTCAACTAGAATCTTCCGATCGTCTTCAAGTTCTTGCAAATGCCACAGAACTTTATGAGCAGATGACATCATCTTTTGTTCCCCCATCTACCACTCACGAGATAGTAAATACTGCAATGGATGTCACTGAAAATGGTGCTTCTGATATGGATATTTCTGTTGCTGAACCAATACCTAGTCGGTTGGTGGGGCCCACAGACGAGATTAGGCAAGATCTTTATAGAGACCGTGTGTCTTGGGAACTACCTTTTATGCAAGGATGGTCAGCTGGTCAAACCCAAGGTGGAACTTCAATGTCTACAATGCCACCTGAGTCAACCACATCTAATACAGAGACTATAGATCGTTCATTGCTTATACCATATGGTTCGAACCAAGTGATTCCAGACAGATCAGGTTTACGGGATTTGTCTTCAAACGGTGCATCAACATCTGCTTTACGATATAGGCAGGATGCGATGGTCAATGAGTCAAACGACGGGGGTGGTTCTTTTCCTATAATTAGTCGAATACAGTCTCAACTTTCTGCCTCACTAACTGCTACTGCTGCTGAGTTGCCTTGCACTGTAAAGTTAAGAATATGGCCTCATGATTCTAAAAATCCTTGTGCGTCTCTTAAGGCTGAACGGTGTCGTTTGACAATACCACACGCGGTACTTTGTAG TGAAATGGGGGCCCACTTTTCACCTTGTGGGAGATACCTAGCTACTTGTGTTGCGTGTGTTCTCCCTCAGTTTGAAGCTGATCCTGGGGTACCAACTCAACTTCATCAAGAGAGGGCTGGGACATCTCCAACAAGACATCCATTTTCTGCTCGCCAAGTTATGTATGAACTTCGGATATATTCACTTGAGGAAGCAAC TTTTGGTTCGGTGCTTATATCGAGACCAATCAGAGCTGCTCATTGTTTAACATCCATCcag TTCTCGCCCACTTCTGAGCACATATTACTTGCTTATGGTCGGCGTCACAGTTCTCTCCTTAAAAGCATTGTTATTAACGGGGAAAGTTCATTATCCATATACACAGTTTTGGAG GTGTATAGAGTTTCGGATATGGAACTTGTGAGTGTACTTCCAAGTGCAGAAGATGAGGTCAATGTCGCTTGCTTTCATCCTCTTGCTGGAGGAGGTGTTGTTTATGGGACTAAG GAAGGCAAACTTAGAATCCTTCAGTATGATGCTGCTCATAAGATAGATAAAACCAAACATGGTCACTTATTTGAAGCGCAAGCAATCGAG GTACAGGCGTATGCGTTAGAATGCTGA